A region from the Enoplosus armatus isolate fEnoArm2 chromosome 24, fEnoArm2.hap1, whole genome shotgun sequence genome encodes:
- the LOC139306899 gene encoding claudin-34-like, which yields MTYLAHTAHAQLAALWLGCVGWTLNAVALGLIQWRVWQVSDREVISSGVAWVGVWRACFNSHNLVTPGFRVMHCKSISLTEAFTPPEIVAGQVLMLLSLLVGLCGNAGGVYALRNVYFGMERNSPIRLAFFATGALWLLAAMMSLIPLLWNLSSVVTNQTIKFPPEFKMPPAPDSQHVGGGIGVGMVGTVLMVVSGILFCMYRLPVTSQSRIHLSLRKEVHLDLPVQSVTDSRGALTSLRGKDNPAFESHEHL from the coding sequence ATGACCTACCTGGCTCACACTGCCCATGCCCAGCTCGCCGCCCTCTGGCTGGGCTGCGTGGGCTGGACACTCAACGCTGTGGCCCTTGGACTCATCCAGTGGAGGGTTTGGCAGGTGTCTGACAGGGAGGTCATCAGCTCTGGGGTGGCCTGGGTCGGTGTCTGGCGGGCCTGCTTCAACAGCCACAACCTGGTGACCCCTGGCTTTAGGGTCATGCACTGCAAGTCCATCAGCCTGACTGAGGCCTTCACACCCCCAGAGATTGTGGCAGGTCAGGTTCTCATGCTCCTGTCTCTGCTCGTGGGGCTTTGTGGTAACGCTGGCGGAGTTTATGCCTTGAGGAACGTCTACTTTGGGATGGAGAGGAACTCCCCAATCCGCTTGGCATTCTTTGCCACCGGTGCCCTGTGGCTGTTGGCCGCCATGATGTCACTCAtacctctcctgtggaacctGAGCTCGGTGGTGACCAATCAGACCATAAAGTTCCCCCCTGAGTTTAAAATGCCCCCAGCTCCTGATTCTCAACACGTGGGTGGCGGCATCGGGGTTGGGATGGTGGGGACAGTCCTAATGGTTGTCTCTGGGATTCTTTTCTGCATGTACAGGTTACCAGTGACGTCACAATCCAGGATCCACCTGTCTCTGAGAAAGGAAGTGCACCTGGATTTACCTGTACAATCCGTGACTGACAGCCGGGGGGCTTTAACAAGCTTGAGGGGCAAAGATAACCCAGCGTTTGAGTCTCATGAACACTTGTGA